In Rhopalosiphum padi isolate XX-2018 chromosome 3, ASM2088224v1, whole genome shotgun sequence, the genomic stretch AGAATAGTGAGTGTAATGTACTAGTGTGTATTTGATAATTTacccattaattaatttttttttagtggtcTCCAATTGGTAGTTGCAACCCAGCCCCCTGAGGCTTAGATCCAGCACTGGGCATATCGTAAGCCATAAGTCATAACTGTTAAGAGGACTCAGtaaccgcatgtgttgtctccatctaGTTCGTCTTACAAGtgtgcaacatagcaaatttacgttcagcagatcacgtttagctccgttaatttaaaaattagagtgaattgacctaatATGAAACTTAActgtaagaacattatctatatttgtatgttggttttttacgattgtacagtttttaagtgagttatgataAGAGTTAATTAACGCTAAATTATATACGaataacttgctaaaaaattaaGCTAGGGAGACCGGGTGCAAATGTAACATGGATCAATTGTAACACGCTGAATATTTTcctctattatatatttttattctactgTTTGagcaatcaaaataaaaaaatcgtgttcgataaaaaaatttaatggttgtaaaaaaagtattcattCAAGGAATGGTTTTATTCAACCCGgttaatgtatattgtttttattattttaattttaattttatgaagtaTTCAAGTTGTTGTCAaacatgttaatatatatatttacattttttacaaatgtataaaatattatagctaagttaatgaaaaatttcaTTGAAGTATACTATACACGTGTTAACGAAATAttcaagtattattaaaatatgtattgaaaggattttttcatttgtatctaataaatgttttcacttatttttttttttttttgtcattccTAAATAAACTAGATGCATATTATCAATGTATATTGATATATGtgttgaataaatgtatttattatttggtttaattttttagataatgaTGGATTTGTTATATctgcaataaataaacaaaatgaatCATCTGTTGTTGAATCAGTCTTCACAAATTTAGAGCCTGTACTGATATCCACATATGATGGTGGCTATGGTGATTTAAGCTGTAATTTGGATTCAACGCCCATTACATTTTATCCTGCTTCAACTTCAAAATCTAACCTTAACATACAagtgatttacaaaaaaaagtaaaaactattactAATACAAAATTGTTGTGGTTTTTAAACTAACacataataatcaattagttaattaaaatcaaattaaactttatggatagtaaatgttaaatattaatacattttatccaaatttttttttcaaggaaatatgtttattattgttatgtttagCAGGTACAAGATAGTTATGAAGaactaaatttttcaaatttagcaAATTTTGTGCTAACTGAAAATCATTCGGCTGAACCGTTACCAAGTACATCtgttggtaaaataaattagtttttaatacattaactgaggtaccacataatataatatctataatctatataaatattatcaaatatatatttatcataatattactatatctatatttatttatacatttatagagaaagtttatcaaattaatgtataggtaataggtatacagtatacttatAGTGATCATTTTGCAATcaacttattttattagtataaaaccattttattatttaaatttataaataatatagttgtttttatattagaaggaattcaaactattttaataaaaatacactcTGAATTACTTGCCAATTACATGATGAGTGAACAATTGTGGAATCAAATGAACagcttaaaaaatgaatttgccAATATTAAGCACCAGATGGTACCAggcttaaaattttcaaataattccaATGACAGAATTTTTAAACCAATTTCCTTATCATACAGAACAAAGTGTTTTAGCttgtgaaaaattattacaagcagacaataatatcaaagaaaaatttgtatgttatttatacactaaaacaattaatttttatgtacaattttgaatttattcaagacaatttttgtttaatagaaaCATTTTCTTCACTTGGTTGGTGGTGTGGATGTCAAATGCCATATTCGAAGAAttctaaataaactatttagtaACAAATTTGCGATTAATTGTTCATGGACTGGTAgagcatttgaaaaaaatatgtctaagtttaaaattaaaaatttacaaataattgcaGTGATGAAATGTGTgtgatatatttgatttatagaaactatataatttggttttaaaattaataaatatgtttgtataaggtgttattaaaaatgatcacCAGCTATATTCAGAATCTAGCTTTGAAAATGATGTCCAATGATGGTTTAGAATTGGAAAAACAAGATTTGACAGAGAAAAGTAATCTTTTTTTGTGAGgggatataaattattagcttattaatttttaaaataggtttttatatacaatattttaactgagacttttatgttttggtaaaatgaataataaagcatgttttgtgttatttattaataaggaGATTAAATGACTCTTTGTTAAAAACTCTTAAGGGGATACTTAAGAATCATAGCTGAATATcttatgtattactattatttttttatttagtatttttgttttattaatttttgtactatagttatttttttctagttattaGAATCTCCAAAACAATGTaagagaattaaaaatattagatctATCTTTAATCGTCAATTTAAGAGACGAATTAAAGCTCAAATAGAAGTAAGTAGCATTATATTCAATCTTGAGTGTTAATGTTTTGTtaactaataacaatttgtTTGTAGGCCATATCCAATTCATCACAAAAATGTACAGTTATTAGTACAAGtagtacaataacaataacaaaatgactgcaacaataacaacaacaacaccaGCCAACATTTTAGTAGTAATTGATTCATCAATTGTTCAATGTTCTTcaacattattaaacaattctCTTGTACATTCAATTGTTGAAGGTCAAACTTCTGATTATTAGTATTTCTGATAAACTAAGGTCTTGGGTCGATCGATATAATGTTTCTCATAATTGTTGTAATTCTCtccttaaaataatgaaaagtgAAGGTTTAAAAGTTCCTAATGATATAAGAACTTTGATGAAAACCCCCAaaacccataatattataaatataactaatggtTCATACATTCATTTGGGAATAGAAAATATGCTATTAcctattcttaaaaaatatccaCATCATGTTATAAAGATAGGCATTAATATCGATGGGCTACCTATTTCTAGAAGCTCTAAATCACAACTGTGGCCAATactgatttttgttttaaattttaaagagcTCATTAATAATGTTGTAACTCTAGGAATATATCATGGAGATAAAAAGCCTAATTCTGTTGAAGAATTTATGAATCCATTTGTTCTAGAcctcttaaatattataaattctggTTTGAATGTTAATGGAACTCTTATGAAACTAGAAATAAGTAACATTGTTTATGATTCTCCAGCTAAAAGTTTCCTTTTGAATGTGAAGTCACACAATGCATATTTTGGGTGCACATCATGTCTAGAAGAAGGTACATATGTAAGTCATAGAGTGGTATTTCTTGGAGTAGAGTCTGCTTTAAGAACTGACTATTCTTTTCGAAATAGACTTAATGAAGATTACCACAAAGGACCTAGTCCATTGGAGTTATTGCCAATTGATATAGTAGATACTGTGTGTCTTGATTATATGCACAATGTATGTTTGGGTGTAACAAAAAGATTAATTGAATTGTGGGTAAAAGGTAAAAAAGACATTAGAatgattgatattaatattcaagaagtgaataattcaatattaaaaataagagatTATGTACCTTCTGAATTTTGTCGTCTACCCCGCCCACTTACTGATATTGAATTCTGGAAAGCTATagaattaagatttttttattatattctggtCCTATTGTTTTGAAAGGCAAACTTAAAAAAgcctaatattatcattatttattactagtTTTTGCCATTAGGATTTTATTATGCACTGAAACTTGTTATACATTAAATGATAATGCagaatttctattaaaaaaatttgttaaggAATATTCTATGTTGTATGGTGAACATTATATATCATAGAATGTACACAGTTTAATCCATCTTCCTAAGTTTGTAGAAACTCATGGGCCGTTGaataattttagttgttttcggtatgaaaattatttgcaaaaaataaaaaatagtttaaaatcaaCTAAATATACTCTTCAAGAAACTCATAACAGATTAATAGGAAAACAAAAGTTAGAGTTATCCCAGCAATATGAGACTTCTAAAATGTACACCACGTTCAATGAAACAGAGCATAATATAAATTCcccattttattgtataaataataaactctttgaaaaataatttttaattatatcagatTAACTGTAGATATATctaaagaaagaaaaataaatatttgttattaaaggataactctttagtttttgttcataaaattattgaaaaaaaatttaaatcagaaCATACATTTACTTGTAAgaaagtttttacatttttaagagtTTATTGCAAAACCATTTTCATCCATAGATGTaggcatttatataataaatataaataatctatctaattattacttaattaatatttcagatgttaaatataaaatgttctgTGTCCAATTGTGTGGTAATTCATCAATTGTTGTTACATTGTGCCACAAtgcacaattttaataaattactttatatttaggtatgtatatttttatattgttttattaaattgattacaataaacaaagatttttcaataaaaattgctttataagtacttacctaatatatctaatataaatattaatttatagtaagtaTGGGTGTCTTTGAATGATGATTTATTCTGGAGCAggtaccaaaaatatatttacaaaagtgCTTAAAAGATTTGGGTAATTAAGTATTTCCAATTAttgtaatagacaatagtatatattcttgcgtgaaattatatttatttatgaatatatatcaTAGGGAGGCTGGGGAAGAGAGATCCTAACACCGAATGCACATTTAAAGTTACGAGGAAACATAAcgagaacatattatttaaaaccattatttgaCAATACCTAAAAACGTCCCAGGAATAGATTTTAGAAAAACATTACTGTAATGTTTCTAAAACACTATTCACGTAATATATATCAGATAACAGTTacataatgttttattcaatattacaaGTAACACGGCATAAGGCGTTTCTGTGGTGTTTTTGGAACTTCTATGTAAGTTTCATAGGAACGTTTCAATGTTTTTTgggaacatattttttatataattggaaCATTATTTTGCGGGTAACGCACAGCACCGTTGAGCGTTACACACGCATAAGTGAACGGAAATAGAACACGActgtaattaatacataaaactgGGAGCGCGGTCGAGGTGGCTACGCTTTAACGTTACCTAACCTAACGCGTACAACGAGCCTGAGCGAAGTGcacataataagtaaatttggcAATAAAATATGGCGATCACCAGTGGCGCACACTCATATATAAATAAGGGTAACACGTTCAATGGAAACCACCAACTACTAAATCgctttcaaaaactaaaaataagtggaaatggtacaataatattttttctaatattctGCTATTATTggcaaatgtattaattattatagtgccTGTATCAATTTGAATATCATTTTTGCACGAAAGTACCATTACACTTTTAAGCCAAAAAATTTAGGGGTAGCAGCTGCGACCATAGAACCCCCTAGTGTACGCCACTGGCGATCACCATGACAACGAGTAACCGGGTCGTGATAATCACCAATGGATCGTAGAGCAGACGATAGATGAGTAAACGACAGAAAAACACGTTGGCGGCGGCATCCGCCGCTTTGCCTGCAGGACCGGCTCCGACAAGCGCCTTTAGTGCAgccaacataaaattataatacagtataatttattataataattaaaataaaaataataaaaatgttaggtataagtataaaattaagaaattaaaaaactggTAAAAACTTGAATGGAAAACCTTACCTTTTTTTGTAATCTTATTGTCTCGTTAACCAACCGTTTAAATTTTCCTCCACCAACTTTGATCTAAATGAAACCTGCGTcttttcatttgagctgatggtCACACGATTAATATAATGAAGAGTGAATTGCTTTTTCAAAATcggcaaatattattttaagcgaaaaattgatattaatttttagaaatacagATTTGAGATGTGTAAAtgcttttgtataatattatctataatatttttactaagtgAAAAAAATACCAGTGgtatccattattatttttcaagccACGGATTGTCAAAAAATGTTTCCATCCACAAATATTGAATCAACTTCACTTAAGCATTTTAAACTCGGACTCAATTCATGTATACCcacttatcatttttttttaatttcgggACGCAATTCGTGTGTAGCTGTGtaaagtatatacaatttatatctagtataaacatatttataaagacatttgggtatagtttaaataataaagcccGGAGGGCTTTACTAACCATATACGTAAAGAAAACGATGATTTTAAGATAACCCAGGTGAGCACGCATCGAACAAGAAAAAGTTGAAATATTCGTTCGACACCTTGAATATGCATTTCTACCGAGTACCTATAAGACACTGAGCGATTTTGACATTGTGCAATGCAAAATAGTTTAATgcaacacattaaaaaaaatcttatttttcacTCGGTTTGAAGttactaaaataatagatactatAACTTAAATAACATCAGACTTTTTTGTAAACATTGTAAGAAAACTTGTAACCacttaaataaacttatagAATGTATACCgtaaatctatttaatattatactgaaaatataataaaatatattataaaacatttattgaagttcaaatattaatagaataattcgTCGAAATCCCGAacatttgaaaactattttacaGTCGAAAATTCATAAGCTGCCCATTTTTACCGCTAAGATT encodes the following:
- the LOC132924808 gene encoding uncharacterized protein LOC132924808, coding for LLYIQLLKVKLLIISISDKLRSWVDRYNVSHNCCNSLLKIMKSEGLKVPNDIRTLMKTPKTHNIINITNGSYIHLGIENMLLPILKKYPHHVIKIGINIDGLPISRSSKSQLWPILIFVLNFKELINNVVTLGIYHGDKKPNSVEEFMNPFVLDLLNIINSGLNVNGTLMKLEISNIVYDSPAKSFLLNVKSHNAYFGCTSCLEEGTYVSHRVVFLGVESALRTDYSFRNRLNEDYHKGPSPLELLPIDIVDTVCLDYMHNVCLGVTKRLIELWVKGKKDIRMIDINIQEVNNSILKIRDYVPSEFCRLPRPLTDIEFWKAIELRFFYYILVLLF